In the genome of Corticium candelabrum chromosome 18, ooCorCand1.1, whole genome shotgun sequence, the window CTTGATTGTATTTAACCTCTTTTCTCTCCTCCCTCCTTGAGGCCACAATACCTGCTATGCTAGCAGCCAATGCTAGCAAGTCAGTGCaccagggatgcgctagagaAATGTCTAGTTCTGTGTTGTGGCCAGTTTGGGGATTGATAACAACAATATCTGgtctgttgtcgttgttgagGTATTGATGAGTCGGTTCTTTGCTGTGCTGGAAGTTCAGTTCGATCAAACACTCTGACCAGacagtctgcatgtttgtctgtctgcctgtctgtctgtccaatacatatattttcaacattgaaatctacatacaacacaactaggcaactctgtctgtctgcctgtcagtccatctgcccacctgtttgtctgtttatttgtctcttTCTCAAGTTCAAGCATCTGTCAATCCATTTCCATGTCtgcatctctttgtctgttcttTCCTTCATTTggctgtccatccatccattcactTATCTCTCTCCTTCAACTACTTCATCACTCTTATGTCTCCTCATCAGGATGGCTCTAGCAAAATCAATGCCAACGACCTTCGTCAAGTCTGCTTTCAATACAATGTACCAGTGGATGACGACATGCTCAAACTGCTTATTGAATGGTGTGATCTCAATCAGGATGGACAGATCAACTACACAGAATTTGCAAATTTTCTTAATTGGCATCACAACTTGCCGACAGAAGAGGAAATGAGTGAGAAGGCGAAGCAGGCAGAGAAGTCGGGAGAGAAGAGTTTGATGTCACCTGGTAGACTGACGAGACAGATTGATGAGAATCCTGGTGGATACAAGACATCAGCTCAGATGATTAATGCTGTAGTTGGTGGTGTTTCTACTAAAGGTTGGTGACATGGATATGTTGATAGGCAATAAgttggatggacagacagacagacagacagtctgatttatgaaaatatatttctttgacagacacacaaatagacagacagacagacaaccagacagacagctagaaagatgatcagagtaacatatggacagaaagctGGCTAtagtctagatgttgttcaactttcaattcagtaaactaaattttggtttgtaggctccgtaggggagctttttaatgctacttgttatttgtgtaattgtaattgtagttgtgacacttgttgttcattagctgttactttagtttcacttgtattagctttgatgtataaaaatatatgaaaatttgacagacagatgaacggacagacacatagacagacagatgaacagatagacagacagacagacagatgaacataTAGACagcacatagacagacagacgagcatgtagacagacagacagacagacagacggacggacagacacacaaacagacagacaaacaaataagaaagaaggacagacagacggatggacaaatgAAGATGTAGCCATTCTTGTTGTGAACAACAATTTTCTTGCCTAGATTATCATACTCACGGAGTTGCAACCATTAGAAGTGATTTACCAGCACCAAGGATCAGACGAGTCAGTGACCACACTGTAAGTAgaacacaacaaatatttatatttacaaCATATTTATTGCTAGTAGACTCGTTTacattattaaaataattttatactttaattaattatattatatgtttattttattatagAAACTAAGTTTTTCTtaattctatttatttaataatttattctaatttttatttatttatttcattaatttaaattattttatttcttaatTCCATTCATTATtacaattttattaatattaatttatttatttattaatttaaattattttatttcttaatTCCATTTAtaacaattttatttaatattaatttatttatttattcatttaaattattttatttcttaatTCTATTTAtaacaattttatttaatattaatttatttatttatttattaatttaaattattttatttcttaatTCTATTTAtaacaattttatttaatattaatttatttatttattaatttaaattattttatttcttaatTCCATTTAtaacaattttatttaatatttatttatttatttattaatataaattattttatttcttaaATTCCATTTActtacaatattaattaattaatttatttatttaaattattttatttcttaatTCCATTTACTTacaattttatttaatattaatttattaatataaactattttatttcttaattattcatttaaaattttatttaattttaatttatttatttattaatataaattattttatttcttaatttatttttctaatttttaaatttaaaaatttccCAACTTTATACATCATTGTACCACAATTccatctgcatgcatgccgTTATTGTCTTTCTCTCAATCACATCTGTTTGGTAAAAAATCTTTTTTTCTGAAGAATTATGGAGACGAGTCAGATGCCCGTGGTTTGGTCAATCCAAATGTGTATGCCAATATTGGAGTGTATGAGCAGGATTTTTTCCAAGCTCGTTCTCAGGAACAGGTAAGCTCACATCAGTTGCTCTCACAAACATTAGTGcattgtttgcttatttaaaatttaaattttaagtttaattgtttaatttaatttaattttaagttttaaaatttttaatttttataaattttattttattttaatttttataaattttattttattttaatttttataaatttagtttaattttaagtttttataaatttaatttaatttaatttttaaaattttattttttgtagatttaatttaattttaatgtttccttgtattttatttttaaatattttaattaagttaaagttTGAATTTAATGATTTAGATGACTAAAATCaacaattatttttaattggCTAATTGATCATGTGGTcataaaatttaatatcaattatttgttttaatattaaattgtataaaatttgatattaatgttctttattttaatttacttttttgtgtgtttaccTTCCTGTTTTGTTGGCTTGGCAGTTTTTCATGTTTTCTGTGATGTTTGACAGGTACAAAGTATAATAGAAGCGATGGGAGTTGAGATGACACCGGACGTATTCCAAGAACTGTGGGAACGAGCTGCAAGAAATGATGCAAACGGACTGGTGAGGATGCTCGTCTGTtgatctgtgtgtgtgcgtgtgtgtgtgtgtgtgtgtgtgtgtgtgtgtgtgtgtgtgtgtgtgtgtgtgtgtgtgtgtgtgtgtgtgtgtcaaggtgtgtgtgtgtgtgtgtgtgtgtgtgtgtgtgtgtgtgtgtgtgtcaaggtgtgtgtgtgtgtgtgtgtgtgtgtgtgtgtgtgtgtgtgtgtgtgtgtgtgtgtgtgtgtgtgtgtgtgtgtgtgtcaaggtgtgtgtgtcaaggtgtgtgtgtgtgtggtgtgtgtgtgtcaaggtgtgtgtgtgtgtgtgtgtggtgtgtgtgtgtgtgtgtgtggtgtgtgtgtgtgtggtgtgtgtgtgtgtcaaggtgtgtgtgtgtgtcaaggtgtgtgtgtgtgtgtcaaggtgtgtgtgtgtgtgtcaaggtgtgtgtgtgtgtgtcaaggtgtgtgtgtgtgtgtcaaggtgtgtgtgtgtgtgtcaaggtgtgtgtgtgtgtgtgtcaaggtgtgtgtctgtgtgtcaaggtgtgtgtgtgtgtgtgtgtcaaggtgtgtgtgtgtgtgtgtcaaggtgtgtgtgtgtgtgtgtgtgtgtcaaggtgtgtgtgtgtgtgtgtgtgtgtcaaggtgtgtgtgtgtgtgtgtgtgtcaaggtgtgtgtgtgtgtgtgtgtgtgtgtgtcaaggtgtgtgtgtgtgtgtgtgtgtgtgtcaaggtgtgtgtgtcaaggtgtgtgtgtgtgtgtgtgtgtgtgtgtgtgtgtgtgtgtgtgtgtgtgtgtgtcaaggtgtgtgtgtgtcaaggtgtgtgtgtgtcaaggtgtgtgtgtgtcaaggtgtgtgtgtgtgtcaaggtgtgtgtgtgtgtcaaggtgtgtgtgtgtgtcaaggtgtgtgtgtgtgtcaaggtgtgtgtgtgtgtcaaggtgtgtgtgtgtgtcaaggtgtgtgtgtgtgtcaaggtgtgtgtgtgtgtgtgtgtgtgtgtgtgtgtcaaggtgtgtgtgtgtgtgtgtcaaggtgtgtgtgtgtgtcaaggtgtgtgtgtgtgtgtgtgtgtgtgtgtgtgtgtgtgtcaaggtgtgtgtgtgtgtgtgtgtgtgtcaaggtgtgtgtgtgtgtgtgtgtgtcaaggtgtgtgtgtgtgtgtgtgtcaaggtgtgtgtgtgtgtgtgtcaaggtgtgtgtgtgtgtgtgtcaaggtgtgtgtgtgtgtgtgtgtgtgtgtgtgtgtgtgtgtgtgtgtgtgtgtgtgtgtgtcaaggtgtgtgtgtgtgtgtgtgtgtgtgtcaaggtgtgtgtgtgtgtgtgtgtgtgtgtgtgtgtgtgtgtgtgtcaaggtgtgtgtgtgtgtgtgtgtcaaggtgtgtgtgtgtgtgtgtgtgtgtcaaggtgtgtgtgtcaaggtgtgtgtgtgtgtgtgtgtgtgtgtgtgtgtgtgtgtgtgcgtgtgtgcatgtgtgtgtcaaggtgtgtgtgtgtcaaggtgtgtgtgtgtgtcaaggtgtgtgtgtgtgtcaaggtgtgtgtgtgtgtcaaggtgtgtgtgtgtgtcaaggtgtgtgtgtgtgtcaaggtgtgtgtgtgtgtcaaggtgtgtgtgtgtgtgtcaaggtgtgtgtgtgtgtgtcaaggtgtgtgtgtgtgtcaaggtgtgtgtgtgtgtgtgtgtgtgtgtgtgtgtgtgtgtgtgtgtgtgtgtgtgtgtgtgtgtcaaggtgtgtgtgtgtgtgtcaaggtgtgtgtgtgtgtgtgtgtgtgtgtgtgtgtgtgtgtgttttgtgtgtgtgtgtgtgtgtgtgtgtgtgtgtcaaggtgtgtgtgtgtcaaggtgtgtgtgtgtcaaggtgtgtgtgtgtgtcaaggtgtgtgtgtgtgtcaaggtgtgtgtgtgtgtcaaggtgtgtgtgtgtgtcaaggtgtgtgtgtgtgtcaaggtgtgtgtgtgtgtcaaggtgtgtgtgtgtgtcaaggtgtgtgtgtgtgtgtgtcaaggtgtgtgtgtgtgtgtgtgtcaaggtgtgtgtgtgtgtgtgtgtcaaggtgtgtgtgtgtgtgtgtgtcaaggtgtgtgtgtgtgtgtgtcaaggtgtgtgtgtgtgtcaaggtgtgtgtgtgtgtcaaggtgtgtgtgtgtgtcaaggtgtgtgtgtgtgtcaaggtgtgtgtgtgtgtcaaggtgtgtgtgtgtgtgtgtcaaggtgtgtgtgtgtgtgtgtcaaggtgtgtgtgtgtgtgtgtgtcaaggtgtgtgtgtgtgtgtgtgtcaaggtgtgtgtgtgtgtgtgtgtcaaggtgtgtgtgtgtgtgtgtgtcaaggtgtgtgtgtgtgtgtgtgtgtcaaggtgtgtgtgtgtgtgtgtgtgtcaaggtgtgtgtgtgtgtgtgtcaaggtgtgtgcgtgtgtgtcaaggtgtgtgtgtgtgtgtcaaggtgtgtgtgtgtgtcaaggtgtgtgtgtgtgtgtgtgtgtgtgtgtgtgtgtgtgtgtgtgtgtgtgtgtgtgtcaaggtgtgtgtgtgcatgtgtgtgtgtgtgtgtgtgtgtgtgtcaaggtgtgtgtgtgtgtgtgtgtgtgtgtgtgtgtgtgtgtgtgtgtgtgtgtgtgtgtgtgtgtgtgtcaaggtgtgtgtgtgtgtgtgtgtgtgtgtgtgtgtgtgtgtgtgtgtgtgtgtgtgtgtgtgtgtgtgtcaaggtgtgtgtgtgtgtgtgtgtgtgtgtgtgtgtgtgtgtgtgtgtgtgtgtgtgtgtgtgtgtgtgtgtgtgtatcaaggtgtgtgtgtgtgtgtgtgtgtgtgtgtgtgtgtgtgtgtgtgtgtgtgtgtgtgtgtgtgtgtgtgtgtgtgtgtgtgtatcaaggtgtgtgtgtatcaaggtgtgtgtgtgtgtgtgtgtgtgtgtgtgtgtgtgtgtgtgtgtgtgtgtgtgtgtgtgtgtgtgtgtgtgtgtgtgtgtgtatcaaggtgtgtgtgtgtgtgtgtgtgtgtgtgtgtgtgtgtgtgtgtgtgtgtgtgtgtgtatcaaggtgtgtgtgtgtgtgtgtgtgtgtgtgtgtgtgtgtgtgtgtgtgtgtgtgtgtgtgtgtgtgtgtgtgtgtgtgtgtgtgtgtgtgtgtgtgtgtatcaaggtgtgtgtgtgtgtatcaaggtgtgtgcgtgcatgcgtgcgtgcgtgcgtgtgtgcgtgcgtgcgtgtaccAAATAGAGTGTGACCTGTTGCTATCTTTTTCCAGGTCAGCATCGAGTCATTTCGAGCAGCAATGGAGGAATCACAGTCTACCCACAAAATACCACTGACACTCGCCTAGCTAGAATCCAAATCTCATGCACAGCCATGCAACCAAGTGTACATGCGCACAACATCGACCCATCCATTCGCACCCATCAAAATAAAACTCATAACTATACACTAACTGAGAATATATGTGTATGATGAAATATAAAAAAAACTTACTCGAATCACGTGACCCGGTGACTCACATCCGGGTATTTCTCATTCTTTTACGTCACCAACTTGTGTAGCCATTGTGTGTACGATGTCGTCTCCTTCTAGCGGTCAAGAGCTTAAGGCTGGTCATCCACCTGCAGGCACGTCAATTAGTGTTGATATGACGGCGTGTTGAGTGTGCACTATGATGCCATTGTGTTGATGACGTAATCAACGCGCATCTCTTTGTCTTAATCTTGCAGTGAAGGCTGGCGGTATGCGCATCACGCAGACTAGGCATCCTCAGCAGTCTGACGTGTCGCCTCCTATGACTGCGGAGGAGAAGGAGGAGTTTCCTGAAGAAAAGTATGGGCGTGGTGGTGTGATGTGTGAGACATGGACAGACGTGTAGACAGATGGGGTTattacacacagacacacagacacacagacacaacacacagacagacagacagacagacagacacacacacacacacacaacacacagacagacagacacacacacacacacacacgcacacacacacgcacacacacacacacacacgcacacacacacacacacacacacctactcaGTACCTAAGAATTGGCCACAATTGGGGCCCGTGACCAgatatgtatttgtatgtacacacagacagacagaccgagactgacacacacagacagaacaaaACTAGAAACCTAAACTTCCACATACACCTCTACCCACTCAACACCATCCACATTCTAGGGTTGAAACAGAAGCGGTCGTCGTCGCTGGATATCACACAAAAGGCAACAAGGACTTCACAGAGGCAGCAGTGAAAGTAGCCCACAACAAGCCAGCACCACAACACGATAAGCGACCAGTAGCAAAGGGAGCAAACCGACAGACTGGCGTGCATATCCACCAACCAAGAAAAAACTGAAGAGAAGAAAGGTGGAGGAGTACAAGCACATGCCGGACGTGAATTATACATGAGGTTGACAGCGGTTGTTATACAGTGCACCGGCATGCTGTTGCTCCGATTGAATTATTGCGTTTCCATTTGATTTGCAATTAACTTGAGTTGACAGAGAAATTACAGAAAGAGTAGTGaatatgtgttgtgtgtcacTGCGGTGTGTTTGTGGCATGGTCAGTGGATTAGATGCCGCCACCGCTGCGGTCGACGGGAACCTGCTGTTCGTAGTTCTTGATGATCGTTGCGAGACGACTGTTTGAGATCGCTCCCGTCTTCAAGCAGCTCATTAGCTGTAAACAaaagtgtttaattaactgtgtTTGATTGCCTGGATgaccatgtgtctgtctgtctctgtctgtctgtgtctgtccatatatttgtctgtctgtttgtctgtctgtccatccatttgtctgtctgtctgtgtgtctgtccatccgtttgtctgtccatccatcgatctgtctgtctgtctgtgtgtctgtccatccattcgtctgtgtgtctgtccatccgttcgtctatgtgtctgtccatccatttgtctgtctgtctgtgtctctgcccatccatttgtctgtacgtctgtgtgtctgcccatccatttgtctgtatgtctgtatatctgtccatccattctttgtctgtctgtctgtctgtgtgtctgtccatccatttgtctgtatgtctgtatgtctatccatccatttctctgtatgtctctatatctgtccatccattgtgtctgtctgtcggtgtgtctgtccatatgtctctgtctgtctgtgtctgtccatccatttgtctgtctctctgtctgtctgtctgtctgtccatctgtctctgtctgtttgtgtgtctgtccatccatttgtctgtgtgtctgtccatctttgtctgtccgtctgtccatctttgtctgtccgtctgtctgtctgtccatctgtctctgtctgtttgtgtgtctgtccatccatttgtctgtctctgtctgtctgtctgtccatttgtctgtccctTAACACTTTCCATTCTGTTTATCTTACCTGCAAGAACTCATCGAGCTCCAACATACTGTTCTTATTCAGATCCACCTCAGCGATGAGATCATGCAGCTGCTCCTCACTAACTGATTCTCCAATATCATTCAAAGcctacacaacaacacaacatccaTCAGATACCATCACCTCATATACATTTGTCCATTCATGTTGTACAAATATATTTGAGTCTTAACCCCCAAAACaattttgtaataattaattaattaatagtattGATTAGTACTTACCTTTCGAATGTCCAACACTGTTATGTGACCGTCTTTGTTGTAGTCGAATCTCATGAAGGTCTGAGTGTATTTCTGTATTTCTGTTGGACTGAAGTTGATGGGAATGTTTTTCAGTTCACT includes:
- the LOC134193603 gene encoding death-associated protein 1 homolog produces the protein MSSPSSGQELKAGHPPAVKAGGMRITQTRHPQQSDVSPPMTAEEKEEFPEEKVETEAVVVAGYHTKGNKDFTEAAVKVAHNKPAPQHDKRPVAKGANRQTGVHIHQPRKN